A part of Microcoleus sp. bin38.metabat.b11b12b14.051 genomic DNA contains:
- a CDS encoding Rpn family recombination-promoting nuclease/putative transposase, which yields MRFINPKTDFAFKKIFGSNESKPILISFLNAMIYHGNSTITDLEIIDPYLPSKVAYLKDSYLDVQAKLAGGQIVIIEMQVLNVASFAKRVVYNTAKAYSTQLFRGQGYSKLKSVIALTITDFEMFDHDQEVISHFLFKEKERLFEYPDPGMEMIFIELPKFNKQLDELATLTDKWVYFMKNAPSLEVVPSTMEIVSEIQQAFAIANETNLNAQELKDLEDRERYILDQQGVLLKGIEEGLAQGIQQGLAQGKQEGLAQGKQEGREEGREEGKQEGKQEGREEGLALGMREKALEIARQLLNVLDNQTISQTTGLSVEDIQNLRE from the coding sequence ATGAGATTCATTAACCCCAAAACCGACTTTGCATTCAAAAAGATTTTCGGTTCTAACGAAAGCAAACCAATTTTAATCAGCTTTCTGAATGCCATGATTTATCATGGAAATTCCACGATCACCGACTTAGAAATTATCGATCCGTATTTACCATCCAAAGTTGCTTATCTCAAAGATTCTTACCTGGATGTTCAAGCAAAACTTGCAGGAGGCCAAATTGTAATTATTGAGATGCAAGTTTTAAATGTGGCATCTTTTGCAAAACGAGTTGTATACAATACGGCAAAAGCTTACTCAACTCAACTTTTCCGCGGTCAAGGATACTCTAAATTAAAATCCGTAATTGCTTTGACAATTACTGACTTTGAAATGTTTGACCATGACCAAGAAGTAATTTCTCACTTTTTGTTCAAGGAGAAAGAACGTTTATTTGAGTATCCCGATCCAGGAATGGAAATGATATTTATTGAATTGCCGAAATTCAACAAACAATTGGATGAGTTGGCAACTTTGACTGATAAGTGGGTTTATTTTATGAAAAACGCTCCTAGTTTGGAAGTAGTGCCGTCAACAATGGAGATTGTCTCGGAAATTCAGCAAGCTTTTGCGATTGCTAATGAAACTAACTTGAATGCCCAAGAGTTGAAAGATTTAGAAGATCGCGAGAGGTATATTCTGGATCAGCAAGGTGTCTTGCTCAAGGGTATTGAAGAAGGACTTGCACAAGGAATTCAGCAAGGACTCGCACAAGGCAAACAAGAAGGACTCGCACAAGGCAAACAAGAAGGCAGAGAAGAAGGCAGAGAAGAAGGCAAACAAGAAGGCAAACAAGAAGGCAGAGAAGAAGGACTCGCGCTAGGAATGCGAGAAAAAGCTCTCGAAATTGCTAGGCAACTTCTCAATGTCCTTGACAATCAAACTATCAGTCAAACTACTGGTTTGAGCGTTGAAGATATCCAAAATTTGCGGGAGTAA
- a CDS encoding alpha-amylase family glycosyl hydrolase has protein sequence MTSVTPNQTSSQYETTEPEEKIESLVQEVKPESELDLEFLYTRDIEFRQETIYFIVVDRFHDGDPTNNEGPNPELYDPEGKNWGKYWGGDLQGVIDKLDYLKDMGVTAVWLTPLFEQVEALFVEQAAIHGYWTKDFKRLNPRFIAKGDNPSVNQTQETKDTVFDRLVDELHQRKMKLVLDIVCNHSNPDFSGKKGELYDDGVKIADFNDDRDDWYHHYGEVTNWEDEWQVQNCELSGLATFNENNTEYRLYIKSAIKQWLDRGVDALRVDTVKHMPIWFWQEFNADILTHRPDVFILGEWIYSDPRNDRSVEFANESGMTILDFGLCVAIREALGSGAEAGFQLIQDVLDLDHRYYGATELITFIDNHDMPRFQSLNADRQMLQLAICLMMTTRGIPCLYYGTEQYLHDDTEGGNDPYNRPMMEKWDTDSPIYRDVRLLSGLRRLNPAISMGSQWQKYLTPDVYCYVRRYRDSVVFVAMNRGNAVKVEAVDTELPDGEHTEVLSRRKFDVKDGMLYNLELGDREIMIFSRVGERVKAKTIVRAQLNSVKSQPGERIVVIGDCPELGNWDISKGYALEYINTNTWFGEIPFNESAGKLISYKYALLREGMSPLRENLVCRRWVLASEGTVKWRDQWASGRES, from the coding sequence ATGACATCAGTCACTCCGAATCAAACTTCATCTCAATACGAAACTACCGAACCTGAAGAAAAAATTGAGTCTCTGGTACAAGAAGTTAAGCCAGAAAGCGAACTCGATTTAGAATTTCTGTACACCAGAGACATTGAATTCCGCCAAGAAACAATTTATTTCATTGTAGTCGATCGCTTCCATGATGGCGATCCCACAAATAACGAAGGCCCAAACCCTGAACTTTACGATCCTGAAGGCAAAAACTGGGGCAAATATTGGGGCGGCGACTTGCAGGGAGTGATCGACAAACTCGATTACTTAAAAGATATGGGTGTTACCGCAGTATGGCTGACTCCGCTTTTTGAGCAAGTAGAGGCATTATTTGTTGAACAAGCTGCGATTCACGGCTACTGGACAAAGGATTTTAAGCGACTAAATCCCCGGTTTATTGCCAAAGGTGACAATCCTTCTGTCAACCAAACACAAGAAACTAAAGATACTGTCTTTGACAGATTAGTAGACGAGTTGCACCAGCGAAAAATGAAACTGGTGCTGGATATTGTCTGCAATCACAGCAATCCGGATTTTAGCGGTAAAAAAGGGGAACTCTACGATGATGGCGTCAAGATAGCTGACTTTAATGATGATCGAGATGACTGGTATCACCATTACGGGGAAGTTACAAACTGGGAAGATGAATGGCAAGTCCAAAACTGCGAATTGTCTGGTTTAGCGACGTTCAATGAAAATAATACTGAATACCGCCTTTACATTAAATCTGCAATTAAACAGTGGCTGGACAGAGGTGTTGATGCTTTGCGGGTTGATACTGTTAAGCATATGCCGATCTGGTTTTGGCAGGAATTTAATGCTGACATTTTAACGCACAGACCTGATGTTTTCATTTTAGGGGAATGGATTTACAGTGACCCGAGGAACGATCGCTCTGTGGAGTTTGCTAATGAGTCGGGGATGACTATTTTAGATTTTGGTCTGTGCGTGGCGATTCGAGAAGCTTTGGGATCTGGTGCTGAAGCGGGATTTCAGTTAATTCAGGATGTTCTGGATTTGGATCACCGCTATTACGGGGCGACAGAGTTGATTACTTTTATTGACAACCACGATATGCCGCGGTTTCAGTCCTTGAATGCCGATCGACAAATGCTGCAATTGGCGATATGTTTAATGATGACGACTCGCGGCATTCCTTGTCTTTATTACGGTACTGAACAGTATTTGCACGATGATACTGAAGGGGGAAATGACCCTTACAACCGCCCGATGATGGAAAAGTGGGATACTGATTCGCCGATTTATCGAGATGTGCGGTTGCTGTCTGGATTGCGGCGGCTGAATCCTGCTATTTCGATGGGGAGTCAGTGGCAAAAATATCTAACTCCTGATGTTTATTGTTACGTGCGCCGCTATCGGGATTCTGTGGTGTTTGTAGCGATGAATCGCGGCAATGCTGTGAAAGTTGAAGCGGTTGATACTGAGCTACCGGATGGAGAGCATACGGAGGTTTTGTCGCGCCGCAAGTTTGATGTTAAAGATGGGATGCTGTACAATTTAGAGCTGGGCGATCGGGAAATAATGATTTTTAGCCGCGTAGGAGAGCGAGTTAAGGCTAAAACTATTGTGCGGGCCCAGCTTAACAGTGTTAAAAGTCAGCCTGGGGAAAGAATTGTGGTGATTGGAGATTGTCCGGAATTAGGGAATTGGGATATTAGTAAGGGTTACGCGCTGGAGTATATCAATACTAATACTTGGTTTGGGGAAATTCCTTTTAATGAAAGTGCGGGGAAGTTGATTTCTTATAAGTATGCGCTGCTGCGGGAAGGAATGTCGCCGCTGCGAGAAAATTTGGTTTGTCGCCGCTGGGTTTTGGCTTCGGAAGGGACTGTAAAATGGCGGGATCAGTGGGCGAGCGGACGTGAGTCTTGA
- a CDS encoding glycosyltransferase, which produces MSQPQHGKENILKYHLALGRKIDLDGIDRDAKLGKCPRHVLHAMKERLNATVHSPDGLGISWSDKARSKISSGPQHWALARQLSEQVSSDDVIFCTGEDIGIPVAAVCGALKERPKIVVYCHNIDRLRGRVALKLFGLADKIDIFMACTSIQTNFARNYLGLPESRVLVLLEQTDTHFFTPGPVSADKKRQTVVSVGLEKRDYRLLAAATADLDVDVKISGFSKDAKALSQAFPDTMPENMSRKFYEWPDLVQLYRDADVVAVCLTDNRYAAGVQGLLEAAACKRPVAITRTQGMVDYLGADVAKAVDVGDAAGLREAIVDLLKNPQAAESLAQRGYETIVNQHNSEGYVDTLVEKLRSL; this is translated from the coding sequence TTGTCCCAGCCCCAGCATGGTAAGGAGAATATTTTGAAATATCATTTAGCATTAGGTCGCAAAATAGACCTCGATGGCATTGACCGCGATGCCAAACTCGGCAAATGCCCCCGCCACGTCCTGCACGCCATGAAAGAGCGGTTAAATGCCACAGTTCACTCCCCCGACGGCCTCGGCATATCCTGGAGCGACAAGGCGCGATCGAAAATTTCTTCAGGGCCCCAACATTGGGCCTTAGCGCGCCAGTTGTCCGAGCAAGTCAGCAGCGACGACGTGATATTTTGTACCGGCGAGGACATTGGCATTCCAGTGGCTGCGGTGTGCGGGGCCCTGAAGGAGCGCCCGAAAATTGTTGTATATTGCCACAATATCGATCGGCTGCGCGGCCGAGTCGCCCTGAAACTATTCGGTTTGGCCGACAAAATTGACATATTCATGGCCTGCACCAGCATTCAAACAAACTTCGCGCGCAACTATTTAGGTCTACCCGAATCTCGCGTTTTAGTGCTGTTAGAACAGACAGACACCCACTTTTTCACACCAGGCCCCGTTTCGGCCGACAAAAAGCGGCAAACAGTGGTTAGCGTCGGACTAGAAAAACGCGACTACCGACTTTTAGCAGCAGCAACTGCTGACTTGGATGTGGACGTAAAAATTAGCGGCTTTTCTAAAGATGCCAAAGCTTTATCGCAAGCTTTCCCCGATACTATGCCCGAAAATATGTCTCGCAAATTCTACGAATGGCCGGATTTAGTACAGCTTTATCGCGATGCAGACGTAGTTGCAGTTTGTTTGACGGACAATAGATATGCTGCTGGAGTGCAGGGTTTGCTGGAAGCAGCCGCCTGCAAGCGCCCGGTCGCCATTACTCGCACTCAAGGTATGGTAGATTATTTAGGGGCGGATGTTGCTAAAGCGGTCGATGTCGGAGATGCAGCAGGTTTGCGCGAGGCGATCGTCGATTTGCTAAAAAATCCTCAAGCAGCCGAATCTTTAGCACAGCGGGGCTACGAAACGATCGTGAACCAGCACAACAGCGAAGGTTATGTCGATACTTTAGTCGAAAAATTGCGATCGCTTTAA